A region of Halalkaliarchaeum desulfuricum DNA encodes the following proteins:
- a CDS encoding DUF7123 family protein, producing the protein MSAHSSTSGALPDSPKARRLVSHLRKKAADADGELYFKSKFIADDVDLSAKEIGALMVQLEGAVPDLTIERWSYTSATTWRVEPR; encoded by the coding sequence ATGAGCGCCCACTCCTCTACGTCCGGAGCGCTCCCCGACTCTCCGAAAGCCCGCAGACTCGTGAGTCATCTCCGAAAGAAGGCCGCCGACGCGGACGGGGAGCTCTACTTCAAGAGCAAATTCATCGCCGACGACGTCGACCTCTCAGCGAAGGAAATCGGCGCGTTGATGGTGCAACTGGAGGGAGCCGTCCCCGATCTGACGATCGAACGGTGGTCCTACACGAGCGCGACGACCTGGCGAGTCGAACCACGGTAG
- a CDS encoding helix-turn-helix domain-containing protein: MDNGDREATRADLARRIAGEITLSEDPGATLRKWRTDFDVSQTALADQLDVSSSVISDYESGRRSSPGIGVVSRMVEALLDIDERRGGGRIRQYARVISAGFESDVVYDLREYSTALPLSTFYEAMGATEIVRGDRDTVNGHTVINSIAAITRLSSEEFYRLYGQSTNRALVFTGVTRGESPLVAMRVVNPTPNAVVLHGIDEDDLWEYAPDLARVDGFSLAVSTREIEEILEDLGEL, from the coding sequence ATGGACAACGGAGATCGGGAGGCGACTCGGGCGGACCTGGCCCGCCGGATCGCAGGCGAGATCACCCTGAGCGAGGATCCCGGCGCGACGCTCCGGAAGTGGCGGACCGACTTCGACGTCTCCCAGACCGCCCTCGCAGATCAACTCGACGTCTCCTCGTCGGTCATCTCCGATTACGAGAGTGGCCGGCGCAGTTCCCCCGGAATCGGCGTCGTCTCGCGGATGGTCGAGGCGCTGCTCGACATCGACGAGCGACGGGGCGGCGGACGGATCCGTCAGTACGCCCGGGTCATCTCGGCCGGCTTCGAAAGCGACGTCGTCTACGACCTCCGGGAGTATTCCACGGCGCTGCCGCTGTCGACGTTCTACGAGGCGATGGGGGCGACCGAAATCGTCCGTGGGGACCGGGACACCGTAAACGGCCACACCGTCATCAACAGCATCGCGGCGATCACGCGGCTCTCCAGCGAGGAGTTCTACCGGCTGTACGGGCAGTCGACGAACCGGGCGCTCGTGTTCACGGGGGTCACCCGCGGGGAGTCGCCGCTCGTGGCGATGCGTGTCGTGAATCCGACGCCGAACGCGGTGGTGCTCCACGGGATCGACGAGGATGACCTCTGGGAGTACGCGCCCGATCTGGCCCGGGTCGACGGCTTCTCGCTCGCCGTCTCGACGCGGGAGATCGAGGAAATCCTCGAGGATCTCGGGGAGCTTTGA
- a CDS encoding GNAT family N-acetyltransferase, giving the protein MFPDRIETERLLLEPRIPENVDYLELYEYCSDGDAIEEVTEHVTWEPHDHPKESLEFLEGGVDGCEKGTVADYAIRPRNGEPGAGDLAGFSGLRFEWDHRRAEMGIWLRKRFWGRGYSGERAGALLDLALGQLDLEVVRVTHHPDNENSRNAVEQYVDRFDGRREGRFRNAIKFADGSVHDQIAYSISQTEWREAVEAMAEPPAVHYEWDR; this is encoded by the coding sequence ATGTTCCCCGACCGAATCGAAACCGAGCGCCTCCTGCTCGAACCGCGGATCCCGGAGAACGTCGACTATCTCGAACTGTACGAGTACTGTTCGGACGGCGACGCGATCGAAGAAGTCACCGAGCACGTCACCTGGGAGCCACACGACCATCCAAAGGAGTCCCTCGAGTTCCTGGAGGGCGGGGTCGACGGCTGCGAGAAGGGGACCGTCGCCGACTATGCGATTCGGCCCCGGAACGGCGAGCCTGGCGCCGGCGACCTCGCCGGCTTTTCCGGACTCAGATTCGAGTGGGACCACAGACGGGCGGAGATGGGGATCTGGCTCCGCAAACGCTTCTGGGGTCGCGGCTACTCCGGGGAACGGGCGGGGGCGCTTTTGGATCTGGCACTCGGACAGTTGGATCTGGAGGTCGTCCGTGTGACCCACCACCCCGACAACGAAAACTCCCGTAACGCCGTCGAACAATACGTCGACCGCTTCGACGGTCGGCGGGAGGGGAGGTTCCGAAACGCGATCAAATTCGCCGACGGGAGCGTCCACGATCAGATCGCGTATTCGATCAGTCAGACCGAGTGGCGCGAGGCCGTCGAGGCGATGGCCGAGCCGCCGGCGGTACACTACGAGTGGGATCGGTAG
- a CDS encoding thioredoxin family protein has translation MTADTSSRPIELQDGDDIDDLVAREPIVLLEFYTNNCGICQSIEPVLGHVHRETNVTVGVCNPQTDMGLVDRFSITSVPTLVLFYDGEQLATLSEGFQGAEAILSFVESNLPPNATLEGSIVG, from the coding sequence ATGACCGCCGATACGTCTTCCCGACCCATCGAGTTGCAGGACGGCGACGACATCGACGACCTCGTTGCCCGCGAACCGATCGTCCTGCTGGAGTTTTACACGAACAACTGCGGAATCTGTCAGTCGATAGAACCGGTCCTGGGGCACGTCCACCGCGAGACCAACGTTACTGTCGGCGTCTGCAACCCACAGACGGACATGGGCCTCGTGGACCGGTTTTCGATCACGAGCGTTCCGACGCTCGTGCTGTTTTACGATGGAGAGCAACTGGCCACGCTGTCGGAGGGGTTCCAGGGGGCCGAGGCGATCCTCTCGTTCGTCGAATCCAACCTGCCACCGAACGCGACGCTCGAGGGATCGATCGTCGGGTAG
- a CDS encoding EMC6-like membrane protein, with protein sequence MATETSSRYSDHTRGVTVTTVACLAGIASAIVAAYLFGTTPDAAQNTYAVVVMAGFVLIQFPVLKLIGIDISEFGVKDNLYVTFMTFTLWFITYTVLLTSEVTL encoded by the coding sequence ATGGCAACCGAGACGTCGTCCAGGTACTCCGACCACACGCGGGGGGTGACGGTCACGACGGTCGCGTGTCTGGCGGGCATCGCGTCCGCGATCGTCGCCGCGTACCTGTTCGGTACAACGCCGGACGCCGCACAGAACACGTACGCAGTCGTCGTGATGGCGGGGTTCGTGTTGATCCAGTTCCCGGTACTCAAGCTCATCGGGATCGACATATCGGAGTTCGGCGTGAAGGACAACCTCTACGTCACGTTCATGACCTTCACGCTGTGGTTCATCACGTACACCGTGCTTCTCACCTCGGAAGTGACGCTGTAG
- a CDS encoding cobyrinic acid a,c-diamide synthase, with protein sequence MNGIVIGGTRSGVGKTVATLSVIRALTDAGCAVQPAKAGPDFIDPSHHERVAGRPSRTLDLWMQGEDGLRRNYHRGEGDVCVVEGVMGLYDGDVSSTAAVAEALSLPVVLVANASAGMESVAATALGFREYADRIGLDVDVAGVIAQRAHGGRHERGIREALPDELTYFGRIPPQENLEIPERHLGLHMGEESPLPEGALDEAAEHLDADRLLELAREPPRPETVREPSPSSGDGPRVAVARDAAFRFVYPATIERFRDAGELVTFQPAAGDDVPDCDGVYLPGGYPELHAEALSGSPAVAQLADRAADGLPVFGECGGLMALSETLTTVEGDEHDMAGILPADVRMHDRYRALDHVQLRARNETLTAPTGGRLRGHEFHYSSADVAGDANFVFEVERGDGIADGLDGLTEHRSLGTYAHVHPESGAFDSFLDRL encoded by the coding sequence ATGAACGGAATCGTGATCGGCGGGACGCGCTCGGGGGTCGGAAAGACCGTCGCGACGCTTTCGGTGATCCGGGCGCTGACAGACGCCGGCTGTGCGGTTCAACCCGCGAAGGCCGGCCCGGACTTCATCGACCCGAGTCATCACGAGCGCGTGGCCGGTCGTCCCTCCCGGACGCTCGACCTGTGGATGCAAGGGGAAGACGGGCTCCGACGAAACTACCACCGGGGCGAGGGGGACGTCTGCGTCGTCGAGGGCGTGATGGGGCTGTACGACGGCGACGTCTCCAGTACGGCCGCGGTTGCGGAGGCGCTGTCCCTCCCGGTCGTCCTCGTTGCAAACGCCAGCGCCGGCATGGAGAGCGTCGCTGCCACCGCGCTCGGTTTTCGGGAGTACGCCGACCGGATCGGCCTCGACGTCGACGTCGCCGGTGTCATCGCCCAGCGAGCCCACGGCGGCCGACACGAGCGAGGCATCCGCGAGGCGCTTCCGGACGAACTGACGTACTTCGGACGAATCCCGCCACAGGAGAACCTGGAGATTCCGGAGCGCCATCTCGGCTTGCACATGGGCGAGGAATCCCCGCTCCCGGAGGGGGCACTGGACGAGGCCGCCGAACACCTCGATGCGGACCGGCTCCTCGAACTCGCACGGGAGCCACCCCGGCCTGAAACAGTTCGGGAACCCTCTCCGTCCTCCGGAGACGGGCCCAGAGTCGCCGTCGCTCGCGACGCGGCGTTTCGGTTCGTCTATCCGGCCACGATCGAGCGGTTCCGCGACGCCGGCGAACTCGTCACGTTTCAGCCCGCCGCAGGCGACGACGTACCCGACTGTGACGGGGTGTATCTTCCCGGTGGCTACCCGGAACTCCATGCGGAGGCGCTTTCCGGGAGCCCGGCAGTCGCACAGCTCGCCGACCGGGCGGCCGACGGCCTCCCGGTTTTCGGGGAGTGTGGCGGCCTGATGGCACTTTCCGAGACGCTCACCACAGTCGAGGGGGACGAACACGACATGGCGGGGATCCTGCCGGCGGACGTCCGCATGCACGACCGGTATCGCGCGCTCGACCACGTCCAGCTGCGCGCCCGGAACGAAACGCTCACCGCGCCGACGGGTGGACGCCTCCGCGGTCACGAGTTTCACTACTCCAGTGCCGACGTCGCGGGCGACGCAAACTTCGTCTTCGAAGTCGAGCGAGGCGACGGCATCGCCGACGGCCTCGACGGGCTCACCGAACACCGGTCGCTGGGGACGTACGCCCACGTCCACCCCGAAAGCGGGGCGTTCGATTCGTTCCTCGATCGGCTGTAG
- a CDS encoding winged helix-turn-helix domain-containing protein: MAGTDSEDLEDLPPSAKLVFKVLEYNGSLTQKGIVEESMLSARTVRYALERLEDIGVVDEDVYFADARQNLYQLNGAAAEFTGEDAENDACRADAD; encoded by the coding sequence ATGGCTGGAACCGACTCGGAGGATCTCGAGGATCTTCCCCCGAGCGCCAAACTCGTGTTCAAGGTGCTCGAGTACAACGGCTCGTTGACACAGAAAGGGATCGTCGAAGAATCGATGCTCTCTGCCCGGACGGTACGGTACGCGCTGGAGCGGCTCGAAGACATCGGCGTCGTCGACGAAGACGTCTACTTCGCGGACGCTCGGCAGAACCTCTATCAGCTGAACGGGGCCGCCGCGGAGTTCACCGGTGAGGACGCCGAAAACGACGCCTGCAGGGCCGACGCGGACTAA
- a CDS encoding CHAT domain-containing protein, translating into MKKVRFADTNRGVEAVDDIEDRTFELHLPDRGAVEPISPDRFAFPVTAGIEVEASRIVVPEYFGLFVYDRDDESFVRTIKPATDGFVADGTYDVDIGGTPLKIYLSFEGAFDVAHRSEGTEPGTVLEFDGKRRVRIGARSLHSSPAGTITTTESVEDLMTAVSSFGSAVKTFSPERSFPTLRGHPPRLEVGEEFSTPPGIEPPETGIEIAVPPDVKSVYTVASLSYYLGARIVSGSEPAILANGERFPLTGEDAPRNARALMDGAAAALERQFALDCVVRTAGLYDVNLSEKQRLMKHVDVDLQHLYDLPLPDRIGAYFEVPGHVIDDLLEWHSTTDIVPSFRFAKYLPYAVAELSQIRSYDPSGADEELTASSANAGDFFRSTDRNAPEPTAHAPRPALAMGSRSAGTSDRRRRSPGEVVSPPEVDTDTHMWIADQYPVRAGKPTLESLERRFDSKPDKEDPEWIRILVVCNDSEMREESEDLYGFRDFFEFDIDVRYDLSTEQLRNALHEEFDFFHYVGHVDDDGMRCHDGWLDLHELEYTGVELFFLNACTSFSQGEALVDAGSRGGVVTLAEVYNSLATRFGRRLARLLDAGFDLYGALAAGRDSVIGGGMYGIIGDGRASLCYNTDGVPTLYRIERTGENGFDVTSVSYPTIGYGIGSMMTFMYEKEELMHIVAGTEDPYRLSSAELADLLTDTATPIEVDGELFWSNELTPSNI; encoded by the coding sequence ATGAAAAAAGTACGATTTGCTGACACTAATCGGGGGGTCGAAGCGGTCGACGACATCGAGGACCGCACCTTCGAGTTGCATCTCCCCGATCGCGGCGCCGTCGAGCCTATTTCGCCGGACCGGTTCGCCTTTCCGGTGACCGCCGGGATCGAGGTGGAGGCGAGCCGGATCGTCGTACCGGAGTACTTCGGGCTGTTCGTGTACGATCGGGACGATGAGTCGTTCGTTCGCACGATAAAGCCGGCGACGGACGGTTTCGTTGCAGATGGTACGTATGACGTCGATATCGGTGGGACTCCCCTAAAGATATACCTCTCTTTCGAGGGGGCGTTCGACGTCGCCCACCGTTCGGAGGGAACGGAGCCGGGGACGGTACTCGAATTCGACGGAAAACGGCGTGTCCGGATCGGGGCGCGGTCGCTTCACTCCAGCCCGGCCGGAACGATCACGACGACGGAGTCGGTCGAGGACCTGATGACTGCGGTCTCTTCGTTCGGCTCTGCAGTCAAGACGTTCTCGCCGGAGCGGTCGTTTCCCACCCTTCGCGGTCATCCGCCGCGGCTCGAGGTCGGCGAAGAGTTCTCCACCCCGCCCGGTATCGAGCCCCCGGAGACCGGAATCGAGATCGCGGTTCCGCCCGACGTCAAGTCGGTGTACACGGTCGCGTCACTTTCGTACTATCTCGGTGCGCGGATCGTTTCCGGCTCGGAGCCGGCGATCCTCGCGAACGGGGAGCGGTTCCCGTTGACGGGCGAGGACGCCCCGCGGAACGCCCGCGCGCTCATGGACGGCGCCGCGGCGGCCCTGGAGCGGCAGTTCGCGCTCGACTGCGTGGTCCGGACGGCAGGCCTCTACGACGTGAATCTCAGTGAAAAACAGCGATTGATGAAACACGTCGACGTCGATCTCCAGCACCTGTACGATCTTCCGCTTCCCGATCGGATCGGCGCGTATTTCGAGGTCCCCGGACACGTCATTGACGACCTCCTCGAATGGCACTCGACCACTGATATCGTGCCCTCGTTCCGGTTCGCGAAGTACCTACCGTACGCAGTGGCAGAACTCTCGCAAATCCGGAGCTACGATCCGTCCGGCGCTGACGAGGAATTGACTGCCTCGAGCGCAAACGCCGGTGACTTTTTCCGGTCGACCGACCGAAACGCTCCGGAACCGACCGCCCACGCCCCGCGGCCTGCGCTCGCAATGGGGTCTCGTTCGGCCGGTACGTCCGACCGACGTCGCCGGAGCCCGGGAGAGGTGGTATCGCCGCCGGAGGTCGACACGGATACACACATGTGGATCGCCGACCAGTATCCGGTCCGAGCAGGCAAACCGACACTGGAGTCACTGGAGCGGCGTTTCGACTCGAAACCCGACAAGGAGGATCCGGAATGGATCCGGATCCTGGTCGTCTGCAACGACTCGGAGATGCGCGAGGAGAGCGAGGACCTCTACGGCTTCCGTGACTTCTTCGAGTTCGACATCGACGTACGGTACGATCTCTCGACGGAGCAACTCCGCAATGCCCTCCACGAGGAGTTCGACTTCTTCCACTACGTGGGCCACGTCGACGATGACGGGATGCGGTGCCACGACGGCTGGCTCGACCTCCACGAGCTCGAATACACCGGCGTGGAACTGTTCTTCCTCAACGCATGCACGTCGTTCTCTCAGGGGGAGGCGTTAGTCGACGCCGGCAGTCGCGGCGGCGTGGTAACGCTCGCGGAGGTGTACAACTCGCTTGCCACTCGGTTCGGCCGGCGACTCGCCCGACTGCTGGACGCCGGTTTCGACCTGTACGGGGCGCTCGCGGCGGGGCGCGACAGCGTCATCGGCGGCGGAATGTACGGCATCATCGGCGACGGACGGGCGTCGCTCTGTTACAATACGGATGGGGTCCCGACGTTGTATCGGATCGAACGCACGGGGGAGAACGGCTTCGATGTTACGTCCGTCTCCTATCCAACGATAGGTTACGGCATAGGAAGTATGATGACGTTTATGTACGAGAAAGAAGAATTGATGCATATCGTTGCTGGTACCGAGGACCCTTATCGTCTATCAAGTGCAGAATTAGCGGATCTTTTGACGGATACGGCAACGCCGATCGAAGTCGACGGTGAACTCTTCTGGTCGAACGAGCTTACGCCATCGAATATTTAG
- a CDS encoding ribosome biogenesis/translation initiation ATPase RLI, which produces MADDSIAVVDLDRCQPDRCNYECANYCPPNRTGKECITLRGEDTEAGDPDQIRISEEICLGETCGICVQKCPFDAIEIRNLPAELSDDPVHRYGENAFALYGLPLPEPGRVTGILGPNGIGKSTAVHALAGELVPNLGDHAADADWDRVLDRYRGTELQNYLKRLIAGDVTVSRKPQYVDRIPDQFSGRTRELLERTDERGDLDRIVDRLGIDPVMEQPIESISGGELQRVAIAAALAREADFYFLDEITPYLDISQRMTVARLIKELAEDENRSMLVVEHDLAILDLLTDSLHVAYGQPGAFGVITDPKSVRNGINEYLKGYLENENMRIRPSRIEFEEHAPRTSSTGNPLVDYPDLYKSYGEGEFELTVEGGTVYESEVLGIVGPNGIGKSTLAKLFAGRLEPDEGDLDFRLDIAYKPQYVEIDQPMRVDAFLSSITDDFGTSFWNTEVAQPLQLERIMEQNLTDLSGGERQRVAIAACLSEEADLYLLDEPSAHLDVDQRVQATTAIRRYAENHDATVMVIDHDIYMIDLLSDRLMVFDGEPAVRGHASRPQEMRAGMNDFLSDLEVTFRRDERTSRPRINKPGSQKDRQQKRDGEYYYA; this is translated from the coding sequence ATGGCCGACGACAGCATCGCGGTCGTGGACCTGGATCGCTGTCAGCCGGACCGGTGTAACTACGAGTGTGCAAACTACTGCCCGCCGAACCGCACCGGAAAGGAGTGTATCACGCTCCGCGGCGAGGACACCGAAGCGGGCGATCCCGACCAGATCCGCATTTCCGAGGAGATCTGTCTGGGCGAAACCTGTGGCATCTGCGTTCAAAAGTGCCCGTTCGACGCGATCGAGATCCGCAACCTCCCCGCCGAGCTCTCGGACGATCCGGTCCACCGATACGGCGAAAACGCGTTCGCGCTGTACGGGCTGCCGCTGCCCGAACCGGGCCGGGTGACCGGAATCCTCGGTCCGAACGGGATCGGGAAGTCGACTGCGGTCCACGCGCTGGCTGGCGAACTCGTCCCGAACCTCGGCGATCACGCGGCCGACGCCGATTGGGACCGCGTTCTCGATCGATATCGGGGGACGGAGCTGCAGAACTACCTGAAACGGCTCATCGCCGGCGACGTCACGGTCTCGCGGAAGCCGCAGTACGTCGACCGCATCCCCGATCAGTTCTCGGGGCGGACCCGCGAACTGCTCGAGCGGACCGACGAGCGTGGCGACCTCGATCGGATCGTCGATCGGCTCGGAATCGATCCCGTAATGGAGCAGCCGATCGAATCGATCTCCGGCGGCGAACTCCAGCGGGTGGCGATCGCGGCGGCGCTGGCCCGCGAGGCGGACTTTTACTTCCTCGACGAGATCACGCCGTATCTCGACATCAGCCAGCGGATGACCGTCGCCCGGCTGATCAAGGAACTCGCCGAAGACGAAAATCGATCGATGCTGGTGGTCGAACACGACCTGGCCATTCTCGATCTGTTGACCGACTCGCTGCACGTCGCGTACGGACAGCCGGGGGCGTTCGGCGTCATCACCGATCCCAAATCAGTGCGAAACGGGATCAACGAGTACCTGAAAGGCTACCTCGAAAACGAGAACATGCGGATCCGTCCCTCCCGGATCGAGTTCGAGGAGCACGCTCCGCGGACGTCGTCGACCGGGAACCCGCTCGTCGACTACCCCGACCTGTACAAGTCCTACGGCGAGGGCGAGTTCGAACTGACCGTCGAGGGCGGGACCGTCTACGAGTCGGAGGTGCTGGGCATCGTCGGCCCGAACGGGATCGGGAAATCGACGCTGGCGAAGCTGTTCGCCGGGCGGCTCGAGCCCGACGAGGGTGATCTCGACTTCCGGCTCGACATCGCCTACAAGCCGCAGTACGTCGAGATCGACCAGCCGATGCGGGTCGACGCGTTCCTCTCGTCGATCACGGACGACTTCGGCACCTCCTTCTGGAACACCGAGGTCGCCCAGCCGCTCCAGCTCGAGCGGATTATGGAGCAGAACCTCACCGACCTCTCGGGCGGGGAGCGCCAGCGGGTGGCGATCGCGGCGTGTCTCTCGGAGGAGGCGGATCTCTACCTGTTGGACGAGCCGTCGGCACACCTCGACGTCGATCAGCGGGTGCAGGCGACGACGGCGATCCGACGGTACGCCGAGAACCACGACGCGACGGTGATGGTGATCGACCACGACATCTACATGATCGATCTGCTCTCCGACCGGCTGATGGTGTTCGACGGCGAACCCGCGGTTCGGGGACACGCCTCCAGGCCCCAGGAGATGCGTGCGGGCATGAACGACTTCCTTTCGGACCTGGAGGTCACGTTCCGGCGCGACGAACGCACGAGTCGGCCGCGGATCAACAAACCCGGCTCGCAGAAGGATCGACAGCAAAAGCGGGACGGCGAGTACTATTACGCCTGA
- a CDS encoding replication factor C large subunit, whose amino-acid sequence MTDWTEAYRPRTLSEVRGNDKAREKLREWAENWDDHREAVVLYGSPGVGKTSAAHALASDMGWKTVELNASDQRTADVIERFAGRAAKNATLAGSAAGGGARGGDTASRQLVILDEADNIHGNYDRGGARAITRLVKEADQPIVLIANDYYEMSRGLRNACREIEFRDVSPRSIVPVLRNICRQENVDFESEALQRIAEQNAGDLRGAVNDLQAIAEGRDRITIEAVVTGDRDRTIGIFPFLDAVLKEETPEEALQSGYDVDETPDDLAKWVEGNVLKAYDTGEAARAYEFLSNADVWLGRVRATQDYSYWRYVTDNVAAGVAASRDGTKGGWTRWGRPQFWRSSDATAEEVVRKIAAANGSSMATARREILPYLSAVTHHCKPRELTVAMAAAYEFEEKHVSFVTGSGESTNKVQSIVEDAESLREERIADHAGGAFEPRREVDDTESDVDDTESDIGSDGESDADPGDGDPGDGVPGDGDPSEDKNREAETGDGENTDGEDDGQLSFGDFT is encoded by the coding sequence ATGACTGACTGGACCGAAGCGTATCGTCCCCGCACGCTCTCGGAGGTTCGGGGCAACGACAAGGCCCGAGAGAAGCTCCGCGAGTGGGCGGAAAACTGGGACGACCACCGGGAGGCGGTCGTCCTGTACGGCAGCCCCGGCGTCGGAAAGACCTCGGCGGCGCACGCGCTCGCAAGCGACATGGGGTGGAAGACCGTCGAACTGAACGCCTCCGACCAGCGAACCGCCGACGTCATCGAGCGGTTCGCGGGACGGGCGGCGAAAAACGCCACGCTCGCGGGGAGTGCCGCCGGTGGGGGCGCACGCGGCGGCGACACCGCCTCGCGGCAGCTGGTGATCCTCGACGAGGCGGACAACATCCACGGCAACTACGATCGCGGGGGCGCACGGGCGATAACCCGGCTGGTGAAGGAGGCCGACCAGCCGATCGTATTGATCGCGAACGACTACTACGAGATGTCCCGGGGACTGCGCAACGCCTGCCGGGAAATCGAGTTCAGGGACGTCTCCCCCCGATCGATCGTGCCCGTGCTGCGGAACATCTGCCGGCAGGAGAACGTCGATTTCGAGTCGGAGGCGCTCCAGCGGATCGCCGAGCAAAACGCGGGCGACCTCCGCGGGGCCGTAAACGATCTCCAGGCGATCGCGGAGGGACGCGACCGGATCACCATCGAGGCGGTCGTCACGGGCGACCGGGATCGGACGATCGGAATCTTCCCGTTCCTCGACGCCGTATTGAAAGAGGAAACCCCCGAGGAGGCGCTCCAGTCGGGGTACGACGTCGACGAGACGCCCGACGATCTCGCCAAGTGGGTCGAGGGGAACGTCCTGAAGGCGTACGACACAGGCGAGGCCGCCCGCGCCTACGAGTTCCTCTCGAACGCCGACGTCTGGCTCGGCCGGGTTCGAGCGACCCAGGACTACTCGTACTGGCGGTACGTCACCGACAACGTCGCCGCCGGTGTCGCCGCCTCGCGCGACGGCACCAAAGGTGGGTGGACGCGGTGGGGACGCCCGCAGTTCTGGCGCTCCTCGGACGCGACCGCCGAGGAGGTCGTTCGGAAGATCGCGGCCGCGAACGGTTCGAGCATGGCGACGGCCCGCCGCGAGATCCTGCCGTACCTCTCGGCGGTCACCCACCACTGCAAGCCGCGGGAGCTCACGGTCGCGATGGCGGCTGCCTACGAGTTCGAGGAGAAACACGTCTCTTTCGTCACCGGTTCGGGCGAGTCGACCAACAAGGTCCAGTCGATCGTCGAGGACGCCGAGAGCCTGCGCGAAGAGCGGATAGCGGATCACGCCGGGGGCGCGTTCGAACCCCGCCGGGAGGTCGACGACACCGAGTCCGACGTCGACGACACCGAGTCAGACATCGGGTCCGACGGCGAATCCGACGCGGATCCCGGCGATGGCGACCCCGGCGATGGCGTCCCCGGCGATGGCGACCCCAGTGAGGATAAAAACCGCGAGGCAGAGACCGGTGACGGCGAAAATACGGACGGCGAGGACGACGGACAGTTGAGTTTCGGCGACTTCACCTGA
- a CDS encoding metal-dependent hydrolase, whose amino-acid sequence MPPTTVHVAIAGLIACALLQHHFDTKAILLVLVASAALDLDALLAVYWSGTHRAALHNLWIPIGAFALLAWDVKFRSESYVLSRWGEYGWRVGWVTIVAVTFGHILLDAFYNGVNLFWPIHDQLYDFSGELLVSDQRGFVQDVIDLGDDGTTQRGGSGDVHYTTAVDPAPAPSPEEDPERVVYLAETGEHILLTVIGFAVVAYRIWEHRRGGGT is encoded by the coding sequence ATGCCGCCGACCACGGTACACGTGGCGATCGCGGGGCTGATCGCCTGTGCCCTGCTGCAACACCACTTCGACACGAAGGCGATACTACTCGTACTCGTCGCCAGCGCTGCTCTCGACCTCGACGCGCTGTTGGCCGTCTACTGGTCGGGAACGCATCGCGCCGCGTTGCACAACCTCTGGATCCCGATCGGGGCGTTCGCGCTGCTCGCGTGGGACGTGAAGTTCCGGTCGGAGTCGTACGTGCTCTCCCGGTGGGGAGAGTACGGCTGGCGGGTCGGCTGGGTGACGATCGTCGCGGTCACGTTCGGCCACATCCTGCTCGACGCCTTTTACAACGGCGTCAACCTGTTCTGGCCGATCCACGACCAGCTGTACGACTTCTCCGGGGAGCTACTCGTTTCCGACCAGCGGGGGTTCGTCCAGGACGTGATCGACCTCGGTGATGACGGCACCACCCAGCGCGGCGGCTCCGGTGACGTTCACTACACCACCGCCGTCGACCCGGCCCCGGCCCCCAGCCCCGAGGAGGATCCCGAACGCGTGGTGTATCTCGCCGAAACCGGGGAACACATCCTGCTCACCGTCATCGGGTTCGCGGTCGTCGCCTACCGGATCTGGGAGCACCGGCGCGGCGGCGGAACCTGA
- a CDS encoding ferredoxin has translation MRIEFDRNTCIGMFQCVDEWDGFEENVDDGKADLPGAEETKDGVFVLEVPDGEEFEAEFSARVCPVDAISVFDDDGEQIV, from the coding sequence ATGCGCATCGAGTTCGATCGGAACACCTGCATCGGGATGTTCCAGTGTGTCGACGAGTGGGACGGGTTCGAAGAGAACGTCGACGACGGAAAGGCCGACCTTCCCGGCGCCGAGGAAACAAAAGATGGGGTGTTCGTTCTCGAGGTTCCCGACGGCGAGGAGTTCGAGGCGGAATTTTCCGCACGGGTGTGTCCCGTCGACGCCATCTCTGTGTTCGACGACGACGGCGAACAGATCGTCTGA
- a CDS encoding DUF7503 family protein, which translates to MSETGISEYLAQHPKMIGVLFTITLLLTQAGSVVANGGGMATPGP; encoded by the coding sequence ATGTCCGAAACAGGCATCAGCGAATACCTGGCACAGCACCCCAAGATGATCGGCGTCCTCTTCACGATTACCCTGCTGTTGACGCAGGCCGGGAGCGTGGTGGCGAACGGCGGCGGTATGGCTACACCAGGTCCCTAA